Below is a window of Streptomyces sp. ITFR-16 DNA.
GTCGTCCAGGGTGTGGGCGACCTCGGTGACGTACACGTAGGCGGGGGTCTCGGGCTGCGCCGGGTCGAGCGCGTGCAGCGGGGTCGTGCCGGTCAGGGCGTGGCCCGGCTCGCCGTGGGTGGCGCCGAGGCCGGCGAGCAGCGGCAGGGAGGCCATCGAGGTGGCGCTGGGGGCGCTCAGCCTGAGGTCCGTATGGCCGCGGCCGGTGAGTGTCTCGCGGGCCTTCAGGGCGAGGGCGAAGTTGGGTGTGGCGTACGGAGCCCCGGTCGCCGGGTCGCACAGCACGCAAGGGAAGGCGGTGACCCCCGCGATCCGGATGCCGGGAAGCCGTTCGGCGGCGTCGGCGAACGCGTCGAGCCGGTTGAGCGGGACGCCGCCCTCCTGGCCGGGGTAGACGCTTCCCTCGGCGCCTTCGAGACGGATCAGGATGTCCTGGACGAACCCCAGCCGCCTCGCGGTGTCGGAGACCGCGCGGGCGTTGTCCAGGTCGTAGACGGTGACGGTCTCGGGACGCCACGCCAGCATCTCGGGCAGGGCGCGGCGCGGGATCTGGACGAGGTGGCCGAGGTTGCCGGCACGGGCGCCGGAGGCGTGCAGGGTGCGCGCCTCCGGCGGGTCGATGGCGGCGTACCGGGGGATGTGCCGGGCGACGGCCCGGATCAGTTCCGGGTTGCGGCCGAGCTGCTTGACGACGAACCAGAGGGAGAGGCCCAGCCGTTCGGCCTCGGCGGCCAGCAGTGCGGCGTTGGCCTCGACGGCGTCCAGGTCCATCACATAGGTGTCCGGCGGGATCGCGCCCTCGTCATGGAGTGCGGCCGCGGCCTCGACGAGCCCGGGATTACGGGTCAGTACGGTGTCGAGAAACACGGTCAGTGGTCCTTCGGGTCGTTCAGCGCGGCCAGTGAGCGGCGCAGGATCTCGATGACGAGGTCCGCGCCCGCCCGCATCGGGTTGATGC
It encodes the following:
- a CDS encoding alanine racemase; the protein is MFLDTVLTRNPGLVEAAAALHDEGAIPPDTYVMDLDAVEANAALLAAEAERLGLSLWFVVKQLGRNPELIRAVARHIPRYAAIDPPEARTLHASGARAGNLGHLVQIPRRALPEMLAWRPETVTVYDLDNARAVSDTARRLGFVQDILIRLEGAEGSVYPGQEGGVPLNRLDAFADAAERLPGIRIAGVTAFPCVLCDPATGAPYATPNFALALKARETLTGRGHTDLRLSAPSATSMASLPLLAGLGATHGEPGHALTGTTPLHALDPAQPETPAYVYVTEVAHTLDDGRPAVFGGGFYARSRIKSALLPRTGARLNVLDAPAENIDYYRLLDAPAPGQDAQIGDTALLAFRTQIFVTRSTVAVVSGISSGTPRLNGLYDAQGRSLS